Proteins found in one Oncorhynchus gorbuscha isolate QuinsamMale2020 ecotype Even-year linkage group LG15, OgorEven_v1.0, whole genome shotgun sequence genomic segment:
- the LOC123997400 gene encoding elongation of very long chain fatty acids protein 4-like isoform X2 produces MASTWQSVQSMRQWILENGDKRTDPWLLVYSPMPVAIIFLLYLGVVWAGPKLMKRREPVDLKAVLIVYNFAMVCLSVYMFHEFLVTSLLSNYSYLCQPVDYSTSPLAMRMAKVCWWFFFSKVIELADTVFFILRKKNSQLTFLHVYHHGTMIFNWWAGVKYLAGGQSFFIGLLNTFVHIVMYSYYGLAALGPHTQKYLWWKRYLTSLQLLQFVLLTTHTGYNLFTECDFPDSMNAVVFAYCVSLIALFSNFYYQSYLNRKSKKT; encoded by the exons ATGGCTTCAACATGGCAAAGCGTTCAGTCCATGCGCCAGTGGATTTTAGAGAATGGAG ATAAAAGGACAGACCCATGGCTACTGGTCTACTCCCCCATGCCAGTGGCCATTATATTCCTCCTCTATCTTGGTGTGGTCTGGGCTGGGCCCAAGCTGATGAAACGCAGGGAACCAGTTGATCTCAAGGCTGTACTCATTGTCTACAACTTCGCCATGGTCTGCCTCTCTGTCTACATGTTCCACGAG TTCTTGGTCACGTCCTTGCTGTCTAACTACAGTTACCTGTGTCAACCTGTGGATTACAGCACTAGTCCACTGGCGATGAGG ATGGCCAAAGTATGCTGGTGGTTTTTCTTCTCCAAGGTCATAGAATTGGCTGACACG GTGTTCTTCATCCTGAGGAAGAAGAACAGTCAGCTGACTTTCCTGCATGTCTATCACCATGGCACCATGATCTTCAACTGGTGGGCAGGGGTCAAGTATCTGGCTGGAGGCCAAT CGTTCTTCATCGGCCTGCTCAATACCTTTGTGCACATCGTGATGTACTCTTACTACGGACTGGCTGCCCTGGGGCCTCACACGCAGAAGTACTTATGGTGGAAGCGCTATCTGACCTCACTGCAGCTG CTCCAGTTTGTCCTGTTGACCACTCACACTGGCTACAACCTCTTCACTGAGTGTGACTTCCCAGACTCCATGAATGCTGTGGTGTTTGCCTACTGTGTCAGTCTCATTGCTCTCTTCAGCAACTTCTACTATCAGAGCTACCTCAACAGGAAGAGCAAGAAGACATAA
- the LOC123997400 gene encoding elongation of very long chain fatty acids protein 4-like isoform X1 — translation MSCCRIVQSKSCVERALSLVQRFSRCQMASTWQSVQSMRQWILENGDKRTDPWLLVYSPMPVAIIFLLYLGVVWAGPKLMKRREPVDLKAVLIVYNFAMVCLSVYMFHEFLVTSLLSNYSYLCQPVDYSTSPLAMRMAKVCWWFFFSKVIELADTVFFILRKKNSQLTFLHVYHHGTMIFNWWAGVKYLAGGQSFFIGLLNTFVHIVMYSYYGLAALGPHTQKYLWWKRYLTSLQLLQFVLLTTHTGYNLFTECDFPDSMNAVVFAYCVSLIALFSNFYYQSYLNRKSKKT, via the exons ATGAGCTGTTGTCGCATTGTCCAATCAAAAAGCTGTGTGGAGCGCGCGCtgtcactagtccaacgctttagtCGG TGTCAAATGGCTTCAACATGGCAAAGCGTTCAGTCCATGCGCCAGTGGATTTTAGAGAATGGAG ATAAAAGGACAGACCCATGGCTACTGGTCTACTCCCCCATGCCAGTGGCCATTATATTCCTCCTCTATCTTGGTGTGGTCTGGGCTGGGCCCAAGCTGATGAAACGCAGGGAACCAGTTGATCTCAAGGCTGTACTCATTGTCTACAACTTCGCCATGGTCTGCCTCTCTGTCTACATGTTCCACGAG TTCTTGGTCACGTCCTTGCTGTCTAACTACAGTTACCTGTGTCAACCTGTGGATTACAGCACTAGTCCACTGGCGATGAGG ATGGCCAAAGTATGCTGGTGGTTTTTCTTCTCCAAGGTCATAGAATTGGCTGACACG GTGTTCTTCATCCTGAGGAAGAAGAACAGTCAGCTGACTTTCCTGCATGTCTATCACCATGGCACCATGATCTTCAACTGGTGGGCAGGGGTCAAGTATCTGGCTGGAGGCCAAT CGTTCTTCATCGGCCTGCTCAATACCTTTGTGCACATCGTGATGTACTCTTACTACGGACTGGCTGCCCTGGGGCCTCACACGCAGAAGTACTTATGGTGGAAGCGCTATCTGACCTCACTGCAGCTG CTCCAGTTTGTCCTGTTGACCACTCACACTGGCTACAACCTCTTCACTGAGTGTGACTTCCCAGACTCCATGAATGCTGTGGTGTTTGCCTACTGTGTCAGTCTCATTGCTCTCTTCAGCAACTTCTACTATCAGAGCTACCTCAACAGGAAGAGCAAGAAGACATAA